From Longimicrobium sp., one genomic window encodes:
- a CDS encoding lytic transglycosylase domain-containing protein: MSTTADCTRPLPGALRVPALVAALALCAWGMPARAQQADSATVAPASTQAAESINRDFWRWVRDRARQVREMSGGPFAFAMQFRISPQLARTIHDAAESQGLDPELGFRLVRAESAFNPRARSHAGALGYTQLMPSTARWLDRRMTTRERILEPEPNLRVGFGYLRRLIDKYDGDVRLALLAYNRGEGAVDRDLRSGRNPENGYTRRVLGMGRDRYQGPGRR, translated from the coding sequence TTGAGCACGACAGCCGATTGCACGCGGCCACTCCCCGGCGCGCTGCGCGTTCCCGCGCTGGTGGCCGCCCTGGCCCTGTGCGCCTGGGGCATGCCCGCCCGCGCCCAGCAGGCCGACAGCGCCACCGTGGCGCCCGCCAGCACGCAAGCCGCCGAGTCCATCAACCGCGACTTCTGGCGCTGGGTGCGGGACCGCGCGCGGCAGGTGCGCGAGATGAGCGGGGGGCCGTTCGCGTTCGCCATGCAGTTCCGCATCTCGCCCCAGCTGGCGCGCACCATCCACGACGCCGCCGAAAGCCAGGGGCTGGACCCGGAGCTGGGCTTTCGCCTGGTGCGGGCGGAGAGCGCGTTCAACCCCCGCGCGCGCAGCCACGCCGGCGCGCTGGGCTACACGCAGCTGATGCCCTCGACGGCGCGCTGGCTCGACCGGCGGATGACGACGCGCGAGCGCATCCTGGAGCCCGAGCCCAACCTGCGCGTGGGCTTCGGATACCTGCGCCGGCTGATCGACAAGTACGATGGCGACGTGCGCCTGGCGCTGCTGGCGTACAACCGCGGCGAGGGCGCCGTGGACCGCGACCTGCGCTCGGGCCGCAACCCGGAGAACGGGTACACGCGGCGCGTCCTTGGCATGGGGCGGGACAGGTACCAGGGTCCGGGGCGGCGGTAG